DNA from Stenotrophomonas indicatrix:
CAGCCCGATGGTCCCATCCCGTTTGATGCCGCACCGCGCGCGAGGGTTGCCTGATGCCGTTCGTGCAAGCCACCCGCTCGCTGGGTCGTGCCGGCCTGTTCTCGCTGACCGTGCTGCGCGGTTCGCTGCCGACCCGTGATTTCCTGGCCGAGCTGACCCGCGAGATCTACAAGATCGGTGCGCGCTCGCTGCCGATCATCGCCGTGGGCGGTGCCTTCGTCGGCCTGGTGCTGACCCTGCAGGGCTACCGCACGCTGACCACCTTCGGTGCGGCCGACGCGCTGTCCACCCTGCTCGGCCTGTCGCTGTACCGCGAACTGGCACCGGTGCTGACCGCGTTGTTGTTCATCGGCCGCGCCGGCAGTTCGATCGCCGCCGAGCTGGGCCTGATGCGCGCCACCGACCAGATCAAGGCGCTGGAACTGATGGCCATCGACCCGGTGGCCAAGGCCGTCGCGCCGCGCTTCTGGGCGGCGGTACTGACCGTGCCGCTGCTGACCGGCATCTTCTGTTCGCTGGCGATCAGTGCCAGCTACTTCGAAGCCGTGCACGTGCTGGGCCTGGACAACGGCGTGTTCTGGTCGGCGCTGCGTGGCAGCGTGGACTTCTGGGACGACTTCGGCGTGGCGATGCTGAAGTCGGCGATCTTCGGTGGTACCGCGGCCCTGGTGGCCGCCTATGTCGGCTTCCACGCCGAACCGACCATCGAAGGCACGTCCGTCGCCACCACCCGTGCGGTGGTCAACGCCTCGCTGCTGGTGCTGATGTTCAACTTCGTACTGTCGGCAATGTTGTTCACCTAACCCCTCCATCGGC
Protein-coding regions in this window:
- a CDS encoding MlaE family lipid ABC transporter permease subunit, yielding MPFVQATRSLGRAGLFSLTVLRGSLPTRDFLAELTREIYKIGARSLPIIAVGGAFVGLVLTLQGYRTLTTFGAADALSTLLGLSLYRELAPVLTALLFIGRAGSSIAAELGLMRATDQIKALELMAIDPVAKAVAPRFWAAVLTVPLLTGIFCSLAISASYFEAVHVLGLDNGVFWSALRGSVDFWDDFGVAMLKSAIFGGTAALVAAYVGFHAEPTIEGTSVATTRAVVNASLLVLMFNFVLSAMLFT